Proteins found in one Anabas testudineus chromosome 1, fAnaTes1.2, whole genome shotgun sequence genomic segment:
- the tlr3 gene encoding toll-like receptor 3, with protein MQQIPNMQRHRLVFEAMCVHRSLLLTWVIIICSFMTRHCVASQKKTSCQVQDGRADCSHLSLRAVPPDLPRNITSLDMSHNRLIGIAALSLKPYPRLIHLDVSFNSITKLEDSLCQTLPFLQTLNMQHNEVHFLKKEDLNHCTNLTLLNLASNRLKLHGEPFSVLQNLKFLDVSANKLPSPRLGSQPQLPSLVTLNLAFNEITALKKDDFSFLNRSSFLQVLNLSSVSLKTLDPGCFKPISGLRTLIMDMSNMGTLAISKLCSELAGTSIDALSLRKMKLVTVTNTTFTGLHKTNLTFLDLSYNGLGKIEGGSFQWLSRLQTLVLAHNNIKHLTKETFEGLKGLKKLQLTRALVKSHTSSTQIINDFSFQPLSSLESLILQNTAVRNLTEHTFTGLTSLKELDMSWSSYTVLRNITSKTLVSLAESPLIKLNLAGTAISQINPGSFSVFKNLTTLLLDNNHIKQTLTGREFEGLGQVQEIHMANNQQTVNLSSTSFVYVPNLRVLTLGKSLRSTALNLDPSPFRPLSKLTVLDLSNNNIANIRENMLEGLVNLKVLKLQHNNLARLWKSANLGGPVLFLKGAQSLTTLELDSNGLDEIPIDALRGLSNLSELSLGENLLNNLKDSIFDDLTSLQIFRLQKNLITTVRPEVFKTPLSNLSLLVMDKNPFDCTCESILWFVTWLNNTKMTSVPALRDQYRCNTPLAYFNRSIADFDTLSCKDMTPFQALYILSSTVVIMLMVTALLVRFHGWRIEFYWTILINRTLGFSDAKVEEGREFEYDAYVIHAEQDARWVERRLEPLENDNCKFCLQDRDSVIGTPYLQSIVDNMRKSRKILFVVTESLLNDPCCRRFKAHHAYHQVIEANRDSVVLIFLDDVHDYKLSSALLLRRGMLRPCCILDWPVQRERVPAFHQKLLIALGMTNRLQE; from the exons ATGCAACAGATACCTAATATGCAAAGGCATCGTTTG gtttttgaAGCAATGTGTGTCCATCGGTCTCTTCTCCTGACATGGGTCATCATCATATGTTCTTTTATGACGAGACATTGTGTGGCCTCCCAGAAGAAAACCTCCTGTCAAGTGCAAGATGGCAGAGCTGACTGCAGCCACCTGAGCCTCAGAGCCGTCCCTCCAGACCTTCCCAGGAACATCACCAGTCTGGACATGTCTCATAACAGGTTGATTGGGATTGCAGCTTTATCGCTAAAACCGTACCCACGCCTCATCCACCTTGATGTCAGCTTCAACAGTATCACCAAGCTGGAGGATAGTTTGTGCCAGACACTACCTTTTCTGCAGACGCTGAACATGCAGCACAACGAAGTCCATTTTCTAAAGAAGGAGGATCTCAACCATTGCACCAACTTAACACTGTTGAATTTGGCCAGTAATAGGCTAAAGCTACACGGAGAGCCCTTCTCTGTTCTACAG AACCTAAAGTTTCTTGACGTTTCTGCAAACAAACTGCCGTCACCCAGGCTCGGCTCTCAGCCCCAGCTGCCCAGCCTGGTGACCCTCAACCTGGCATTCAATGAAATCACTGCTCTGAAGAAAGATGACTTTTCTTTCCTTAACCGTTCGTCCTTCCTACAAGTCCTCAACCTGTCATCGGTGTCGCTGAAAACA ttgGATCCTGGTTGCTTTAAGCCCATTTCAGGCCTACGCACTTTAATCATGGATATGAGCAATATGGGCACACTGGCTATTTCTAAACTCTGCTCAGAGCTGGCAGGGACGTCCATTGATGCCTTGTCTCTTCGGAAGATGAAGCTGGTCACAGTTACAAACACAACCTTCACAGGGCTTCACAAAACCAACTTAACCTTTCTGGATCTGTCTTATAATGGACTGGGTAAAATTGAAGGAGGCTCGTTTCAATGGCTGTCCAGACTTCAGACTCTAGTTTTGGCTCACAACAATATCAAGCACCTGACAAAAGAGACATTCGAGGGGCTCAAAGGTTTGAAAAAACTCCAGCTGACCAGAGCTTTGGTGAAGAGTCATACATCCTCCACCCAGATTATTAACGATTTCTCTTTCCAGCCATTAAGCAGCCTGGAGAGTTTGATTTTACAGAATACTGCAGTTCGAAACCTCACTGAACACACCTTTACAGGCCTGACAAGTCTTAAAGAACTTGATATGAGCTGGAGTAGTTACACTGTGCTCAGAAACATCACCAGTAAGACCTTGGTGTCACTTGCTGAGTCACCGCTCATAAAACTGAACCTGGCAGGTACAGCGATATCCCAGATTAATCCTGggagcttttctgtttttaaaaacctcaCCACTCTTCTGCTAGATAACAATCACATCAAACAAACCCTCACTGGCAGAGAGTTTGAAGGCCTGGGTCAAGTTCAAGAGATTCACATGGCTAACAACCAGCAGACAGTCAACCTGAGCTCCACGTCGTTTGTTTATGTGCCAAATCTTAGGGTTCTAACGTTGGGAAAAAGTCTTAGATCCACAGCCTTGAACCTGGATCCCTCTCCATTCAGACCCCTGTCCAAGCTCACCGTCCTGGATCTCAGCAACAATAACATTGCTAACATCAGAGAGAACATGTTGGAGGGTCTTGTGAACCTGAAGGTGCTGAAGCTTCAGCACAACAACTTAGCTCGTTTGTGGAAGAGCGCCAACCTAGGTGGGCCCGTTTTGTTTCTCAAAGGGGCACAGAGCTTGACGACCTTAGAGTTGGATAGTAATGGGCTGGATGAGATCCCAATAGATGCTCTGAGAGGTTTAAGTAACCTCAGTGAACTAAGCCTTGGTGAAAATCTTCTAAACAATTTAAAGGACTCCATTTTTGATGATCTTACCTCACTGCAGATTTTCCGTTTACAGAAGAACCTGATCACAACTGTAAGACCTGAAGTGTTCAAAACTCCTCTGAGCAACCTCAGCCTGCTTGTTATGGACAAAAATCCATTTGACTGCACATGTGAGAGCATCCTGTGGTTTGTGACATGgctaaacaacacaaaaatgacCAGCGTGCCAGCTCTCAGGGACCAGTATAGGTGCAACACTCCACTAGCTTACTTTAACCGCTCCATCGCTGACTTTGACACCCTTTCTTGCAAAGACATGACCCCATTTCAGGCTCTTTACATTTTGAGCAGCACAGTTGTCATAATGTTAATGGTAACTGCTCTTCTTGTGCGCTTCCACGGCTGGAGGATCGAGTTTTACTGGACCATACTGATCAATCGCACCTTAGGCTTTAGTGATGCCAAAGTTGAAGAGGGTAGAGAATTTGAGTATGATGCTTATGTCATACATGCAGAGCAAGATGCCCGCTGGGTGGAGAGAAGGCTGGAGCCTTTAGAGAACGATAATTGCAAGTTTTGCTTACAGGATCGAGATTCAGTCATTGGCACGCCGTATCTTCAATCCATCGTTGACAACATGAGAAAATCAAGGAAAATCTTGTTTGTTGTCACTGAAAGTCTTCTCAACGATCCCTGCTGCAGACG ATTTAAAGCCCATCATGCTTATCACCAGGTCATTGAAGCCAACAGGGATTCAGTGGTTCTGATTTTCCTGGATGATGTTCACGACTACAAGTTATCTAGTGCACTCCTCCTCCGCAGGGGCATGCTGCGCCCATGTTGCATTCTGGATTGGCCTGTCCAGAGGGAGAGGGTGCCCGCCTTTCACCAGAAACTCCTCATAGCCCTTGGCATGACTAATCGATTGCAGGAATGA
- the LOC113162644 gene encoding cytochrome P450 4V2 has product MEVLLGTYTIALFGVSIFIATLTYITYKLLASYLHKWYEMKPIPEVPGTYPFIGNALQFKTNAGDFFSQIQEYTVVFRDLPLLKLWVGMIPFVVLFHPETVEKVLTNPVHMEKAYAYKFLHPWLGTGLLTSTGRKWRQRRKMLTPTFHFSILTDFLEVMNEQAEILVGKLEKKAGKGPFNCFSHITLCALDIICETAMGKKIYAQSNSDSEYVRSVYKMSDIVSRRQRTPWFWPDFVYNYFGEGRDHDKTLKILHSFTYKVIHERAESISSTESDSDSDKGTRKRRAFLDMLLKTTYEDGNRMSHEDIQEEVDTFMFRGHDTTAASMNWALHLLGSHPEAHSKVQQELQEVFGTSDRPVNTEDLKKLKYLECVIKEALRLFPSVPFFARSICEDCYINGFKVSKGANAIIITYALHRDPRYFPEPEEFRPERFLPENSEGRPPYAYIPFSAGLRNCIGQRFALMEEKVILSSILRNFSVEACQKREDLRPVGELILRPEKGIWIKLEKRTT; this is encoded by the exons ATGGAAGTTCTACTCGGCACTTACACCATAGCTTTATTTGGAGTCAGCATCTTCATTGCTACTCTGACCTACATCACCTACAAGCTGCTCGCCAGTTACCTGCACAAATGGTATGAGATGAAGCCCATTCCGGAGGTGCCAGGAACATACCCGTTCATTGGAAATGCACTCCAGTTCAAAACCAATGCAGGAG ATTTCTTTAGTCAAATTCAGGAGTACACCGTTGTGTTTCGTGATTTACCGCTGCTTAAACTCTGGGTTGGAATGATCCCATTTGTGGTTCTGTTTCACCCTGAAACTGTTGAG AAAGTTCTCACAAACCCTGTCCACATGGAAAAAGCATATGCATACAAATTCCTCCACCCTTGGCTTGGGACTGGTCTCCTCACCAG CACTGGGCGTAAGTGGCGTCAGCGGCGAAAGATGTTGACTCCCACCTTCCACTTTTCCATCCTGACAGACTTCTTGGAAGTGATGAATGAGCAGGCAGAGATTCTAGTGGGGAAGTTGGAGAAGAAGGCCGGGAAGGGTCCATTTAACTGCTTCAGTCACATCACCCTCTGTGCCTTGGACATTATCTGTG AAACTGCAATGGGAAAGAAAATTTACGCCCAGAGTAATTCTGATTCAGAATATGTTAGAAGTGTGTACAA AATGAGTGACATCGTCAGCCGCAGACAGAGGACACCTTGGTTTTGGCCTGACTTTGTGTACAACTACTTCGGCGAGGGCCGGGATCATGACAAGACACTGAAGATCCTCCATTCCTTTACATACAAG GTTATACACGAAAGAGCGGAGAGCATTTCCTCTACTGAGTCAGACAGCGACTCTGACAAGGGCACGAGGAAGAGACGAGCGTTTCTGGACATGCTCCTGAAGACCACATATGAGGATGGAAACAGGATGAGCCATGAGGATATTCAGGAAGAAGTGGACACCTTTATGTTCAGG GGCCATGATACCACAGCAGCCTCTATGAACTGGGCCTTACATCTGCTGGGCTCCCACCCCGAGGCACACAGCAAAGTTCAACAAGAGCTTCAGGAGGTGTTCG GTACGTCGGACCGCCCGGTTAACACAGAGGACCTGAAGAAGCTCAAGTACCTGGAGTGTGTGATCAAGGAGGCCCTGCGACTGTTTCCCTCTGTGCCTTTCTTCGCCCGCAGCATCTGTGAAGACTGCTACATTA ATGGTTTCAAAGTTTCCAAAGGTGCCAACGCCATTATCATCACCTACGCTCTCCACCGAGACCCACGATACTTCCCTGAACCTGAGGAATTCAGACCTGAACGTTTTCTCCCTGAGAATTCAGAGGGACGACCTCCTTATGCGTACATCCCCTTCTCTGCCGGACTTCGCAACTGTATAG GTCAGCGTTTTGCACTCATGGAGGAAAAGGTGATTTTGTCGTCCATATTGCGTAACTTCAGTGTCGAGGCCTGTCAGAAACGTGAAGATTTGCGGCCAGTGGGAGAGCTCATCCTTCGACCAGAGAAGGGCATCTGGATCAAACTGGAAAAGAGGACAACTTAA